One genomic window of Candidatus Kuenenia stuttgartiensis includes the following:
- a CDS encoding DUF2764 family protein — protein sequence MAYYYLVASLIPLTLEGDVSFTPREFFESCKNMLASQDRKDLEYVIDGRPESARHAFVRKWLYAENQLKNALAAARSARLNIDSHQFLRGDKKIDINAAKIVAEALSKHNPLDKERALDKYRWKLLDDMARADFFGMSSIFSYVIKLKLIMRWKSLNDEKGREVLEKLIVTNSGEICYGM from the coding sequence ATGGCCTATTATTATCTGGTCGCAAGCCTTATTCCGCTTACTTTAGAGGGTGATGTTTCATTCACCCCCAGGGAATTCTTTGAGTCATGCAAAAATATGCTTGCTTCTCAGGACAGGAAGGATCTCGAATACGTTATAGACGGGCGGCCAGAATCCGCACGGCATGCATTTGTCAGGAAATGGCTTTACGCTGAAAATCAGTTGAAAAATGCCCTTGCTGCGGCTAGATCTGCAAGATTAAATATCGATTCACATCAGTTCCTGCGGGGAGATAAGAAGATTGACATAAATGCTGCGAAGATTGTTGCAGAGGCGCTCAGCAAACACAATCCCCTCGATAAAGAACGTGCTTTGGACAAATATCGATGGAAACTCCTTGATGATATGGCAAGGGCTGATTTTTTCGGCATGTCATCCATTTTTTCTTATGTGATTAAGCTGAAATTGATAATGAGGTGGAAATCATTGAATGATGAAAAGGGGCGTGAAGTGTTGGAAAAACTCATTGTGACTAATTCCGGGGAAATATGCTATGGGATGTAA
- a CDS encoding V-type ATP synthase subunit A, whose product MGCKCGSIESANCHCGRIVGINGNMITVEFYGMLRQNELAYIMLEDVRLKAEVIRIRGRYADVQILEDPRWLKVGGHVDFSGELLAAELGPGLLTQIFDGLQNPLPELARECGFFLKRGVYMDAIPRDKEWKFTPVVKKGDVLRAGDSIGTVPEGIFSHRIMVPFSLRGRYCVEWVAGHGSYRVDETIAELKDSKGALVKVTMVQKWPVKVPLKCYSERLMPTETLMTKIRILDTFFPAAKGGTFCVPGPFGAGKTVLQQLISRNADADIVVVAACGERAGEVVETLREFPRITDPRTGKSLMERTVIICNTSSMPVAAREASVYTGVTLAEYYRQMGLHVLLLADSTSRWAQALREVSGRMEEIPGDEAYPAYLESVIAAFYERAAIVRLHDGSVGSVTIGGTVSPAGGNFDEPVTQATLKVVGAFHGLSKERSDARRYPSIHPLESWSKYNGIVQAEYLLLALKILRDGNDIAQMMKVVGEEGTSIDDFITYLKSEYLDAAYMQQNAFHVVDVASSGERQKYTFGKMVKILGAKMSFAGKDAARAFFHTLTQKTRDWNYTAMESDEFQAIETELDKMLGGESAQDIQ is encoded by the coding sequence ATGGGATGTAAATGCGGAAGCATTGAAAGTGCAAATTGCCACTGCGGAAGAATTGTAGGCATAAACGGCAATATGATAACCGTAGAATTTTATGGAATGTTAAGGCAGAATGAACTGGCTTACATTATGCTGGAAGATGTACGTCTGAAGGCGGAGGTTATACGGATAAGGGGCCGTTATGCCGACGTGCAGATACTGGAAGATCCGAGATGGTTGAAAGTAGGGGGGCATGTTGATTTTTCAGGAGAACTACTGGCGGCAGAGCTGGGACCCGGTTTGCTTACACAAATTTTTGACGGTCTTCAAAATCCTCTTCCTGAACTTGCAAGAGAGTGCGGTTTCTTTTTAAAACGTGGGGTATACATGGACGCCATTCCGAGGGATAAGGAATGGAAATTTACACCTGTCGTAAAAAAAGGAGATGTGCTAAGAGCCGGCGACTCCATTGGCACTGTGCCTGAAGGGATTTTTTCTCACCGCATCATGGTGCCTTTTTCGCTCCGCGGCAGATATTGCGTTGAATGGGTCGCGGGGCATGGCTCATACCGGGTGGATGAGACAATAGCGGAGCTAAAGGATAGTAAAGGAGCGCTCGTAAAGGTGACTATGGTTCAGAAGTGGCCGGTTAAAGTACCCCTGAAATGTTACAGTGAACGGCTGATGCCTACGGAAACCCTTATGACAAAGATCAGAATTCTTGACACGTTTTTTCCGGCGGCAAAGGGGGGGACGTTTTGTGTTCCAGGTCCTTTTGGCGCGGGCAAGACGGTGTTGCAGCAGCTTATAAGCAGAAATGCGGATGCTGATATTGTTGTTGTCGCCGCATGCGGAGAAAGGGCTGGGGAAGTGGTGGAAACGCTTCGTGAATTTCCGCGGATTACCGACCCACGAACAGGAAAAAGTCTTATGGAACGAACGGTGATTATTTGCAACACCAGTTCAATGCCTGTGGCAGCCCGCGAGGCTTCTGTATATACTGGGGTGACGCTGGCGGAATATTACCGGCAGATGGGATTGCACGTATTGCTGCTGGCGGATTCCACATCACGGTGGGCGCAGGCGCTTCGGGAAGTATCGGGGCGTATGGAAGAAATACCGGGCGATGAAGCATACCCCGCCTATCTTGAGTCTGTTATTGCCGCATTTTATGAACGCGCGGCGATAGTGAGACTGCATGACGGATCTGTGGGGTCTGTTACCATAGGCGGCACTGTCAGCCCCGCCGGCGGAAATTTTGACGAGCCGGTTACGCAGGCAACTCTCAAAGTAGTCGGTGCATTTCATGGGTTGTCAAAAGAACGTTCAGATGCGAGAAGATACCCCTCCATTCATCCCCTTGAAAGCTGGAGCAAGTACAATGGTATTGTTCAGGCGGAATACCTGCTGTTGGCGCTAAAAATCCTCAGAGACGGCAATGATATTGCACAGATGATGAAGGTGGTGGGCGAAGAAGGCACGTCTATTGATGACTTTATCACTTACCTGAAAAGCGAGTACCTTGACGCTGCCTACATGCAGCAAAATGCGTTTCATGTCGTGGACGTGGCATCTTCGGGCGAAAGGCAAAAATATACATTTGGCAAGATGGTAAAAATACTTGGCGCGAAAATGTCGTTTGCCGGCAAAGATGCAGCGAGGGCTTTTTTCCATACGCTGACACAAAAAACAAGAGATTGGAATTATACCGCCATGGAGTCTGATGAATTTCAGGCGATCGAAACGGAATTGGACAAAATGCTCGGGGGGGAAAGTGCGCAGGATATACAATAA
- a CDS encoding V-type ATP synthase subunit B, translating to MRRIYNKIEQIVGNVITVIAEDVSYGELAKITTAEGSSIAQVIRLEGDRVSLQVLAGTRGMSTNAEINFLGHSMKTPFSKFLLGRIFTGSGEPRDKGPAITENLIDIGGPSVNPVKRIIPENMIQTGIPMIDVFNTLVESQKLPIFSIAGEPYNPLLARIALQAKVDIIILGGMGLKYDDYLFFRDILEKSGAITRSILFIHTAADPTVECILVPDLCLAVAEQFALQGKRVLVLLTDMTNFADSIKEIANTMEQIPSNRGYPGDLYSQLASRYEKAVNFEGAGSITILAVTTMPGDDVTHPIPDNTGYITEGQFYLKNGRIEPFGSLSRLKQHVNNKTREDHRAIMDSMIQIYARYKESIEKQSMGFRMSAWDNKLLKYGERFEREMMDLNVNIPLEQALNLGWQILADCFQPAETGITTRLIEKFWPAAARIGAS from the coding sequence GTGCGCAGGATATACAATAAAATTGAACAAATTGTCGGGAACGTTATCACTGTTATTGCCGAAGACGTTTCCTATGGAGAACTGGCAAAAATAACAACAGCGGAAGGTAGTTCCATTGCCCAGGTTATCAGGCTTGAAGGTGACAGGGTGTCACTGCAAGTCCTTGCGGGAACTAGGGGAATGTCCACAAACGCCGAGATTAATTTTCTGGGACATTCGATGAAAACGCCGTTTTCTAAATTCCTGCTCGGACGTATCTTTACCGGAAGTGGAGAACCGCGCGATAAGGGACCGGCAATTACTGAAAATCTGATTGATATCGGCGGGCCTTCGGTAAACCCTGTTAAACGTATAATTCCTGAAAATATGATACAAACAGGAATCCCAATGATTGACGTATTTAATACCCTTGTGGAATCACAAAAACTCCCGATATTTTCCATTGCCGGAGAACCATACAATCCCCTGCTGGCGAGGATTGCGCTGCAGGCAAAAGTGGATATCATCATACTTGGCGGAATGGGGCTTAAATATGATGATTATCTTTTTTTCAGAGATATTCTGGAGAAAAGCGGCGCTATAACAAGGTCGATACTTTTTATTCACACGGCGGCTGATCCCACGGTTGAGTGTATTCTTGTGCCGGATTTGTGCCTTGCGGTTGCAGAACAGTTTGCCTTGCAGGGGAAACGGGTGCTGGTCTTACTGACTGACATGACAAATTTTGCCGATTCTATTAAAGAAATCGCAAATACGATGGAACAGATACCTTCAAACCGGGGCTACCCAGGCGACCTGTACAGTCAGCTTGCATCGCGATACGAGAAGGCGGTCAATTTCGAGGGCGCAGGGTCTATCACCATCCTTGCCGTGACGACAATGCCGGGCGACGATGTTACGCATCCGATACCGGACAATACCGGCTACATTACCGAAGGGCAGTTTTATCTGAAGAACGGAAGGATAGAGCCTTTTGGTTCGCTGAGCCGCCTCAAACAACATGTTAATAACAAAACACGCGAAGACCATCGCGCCATTATGGACTCCATGATACAGATATATGCCAGGTATAAAGAAAGTATCGAAAAACAGTCCATGGGATTCCGGATGAGCGCATGGGACAACAAGTTGTTGAAATATGGCGAACGTTTTGAACGCGAAATGATGGATTTGAATGTCAATATCCCTTTGGAACAAGCCCTTAACCTTGGGTGGCAAATACTTGCAGATTGCTTTCAGCCTGCTGAAACGGGTATTACAACAAGGTTGATTGAAAAATTCTGGCCGGCTGCCGCACGCATTGGTGCTTCATAA